The region TGAAATTTGAGGAAGACTAGTCACCATATTCTTTTGTTGGAGGATCTTCAATCCACCAAAACACAAGTGGCTATATTGAAAATGCCACAACCATGAAGGGTCTTTCACTTCAGCCATAAAGCAAGATTGAACATTCTCAATCTTCAATAGAAACAACCTTTTGAACTCATTTGCACAATAACAACAGCTCCTCTAATAGGATCATAAATTTCACAAGCACTATTTTGAATAGTGATAACGTAACCCTTTTCTTGCAATTGACTACCACTTAAACAAATTACTTTTTAAGTCAGGAACATATAGCACATTAGAAATTGTTTCCACAAAACCATTCTTGGTTCGTATCTTAATGTCACATTTTCCCATCAGATTCATAGTAGAACAATCACTAAAACTAACTGTAGAACGAAAGCCTtcatttaaataagaaaaataagactTATTTCCACTCATGTGGTTACTGTAACCCGTATCTTCATACTAAATATCTGTCTCTAGTTCCTTGTCAGCTTGAACCGCCATCAACAAAGTTTCTCCTTCTTTGTTTTTAGCAAAATTTGACTTCTCTGCCTTGTCATTAGGCAACCTAGTATAACGTTCAGAACAATAATGACCAAATTTATGACATCTGAAGCACTCTACCTTGGATTTGTCAAAATCCCgtcctttgcctttgccttgAAATTGGTCATCATTGGCTTTGAAATTCCTGTTGCCATCTCTACTGCTTCCATCTCCTCTTCCTTTACTCCTTCCTCTAAATCTTGAGGAATGAGTATTAGTAGAAGCCTTCAAAGCTTGCTTCTCCATCACTAAACTTATGTTCATCTTTTGCTCATGGACTAGTAAAAATCTTTGCATTTCATCGAGAGAGAGTGCATCTATATCCTTCGATTCTTTAATTGAGCAGATAACATAATCGAACTTTGGTGTAAGGGAACGCAATATCTTCTCCACGATGGTAACATCTTTCATCTTCTCGCCATGAAATCGCATCTTGTTGCTTATGTCCATAGTTTTGGCACAATAGCTAGTGACAAATTCTCCGTCCTTCATCTACAGAGtcttaaaaatttgatgggtgtcgaatccaacaaataataaatttttactcttaaaaatgtaaattgtgatagtgatgagtAAGGTCGTATCCACAAGGATTGGTTAGATtgtttcatttgaaaattaaaataaatagaaaaaaaacgATTGGGGGTTTtgaaatttggaatttgaacaatttaaaataaaacaaatgcaaGGATATGAATTAAcagaaaatcaatttaaacaAGTATCCAGTCCAAGGTATAATCTTAGAATTGATTCGAGAAATTGATCattgatgcaaaaataaaatccttcatattttcactaaattggttatggttattAACAAGCTCTAATAACCGATCCCTCCTTACTTTGATGATAATCAAGACAAGTTCATTGATTATTTCCCTTGTTAATAAACAACCCTAAACAAgctcttaaaatttaatttatcaacAGCTTTAATTACTAGAAAGACGACCAATTCTAACCAATGAATACACAAGCTCGATTCATTTAAGCTAGATTATATATCTCTTTAACATAAGTTGAAGACCTATCCGTAATCAATAATGTTAATTGCCACCAGTATTAGAACATCTAAACAATTAcgaatttagatttttaattgacgATATATTGTTCTGACAATTATACAACGAGCtctttgtattaattaatcaaaacaataatttcaacaaacatagaagatatataaataaagaaaaaataagagaataatgaaaatcaattcaatcTCACAATTCTTGCATAATCAAAACTTCgattatatatctttatattgGAATAAGAGTTTAGCAatccattaaaaataaaaaaaaacacctaaagaagagagaaaaagagacgTCTGAGGGAGAAGAGAACGAGCGCCCCCGTGTCGTCCGTTCTTCCCTGCGTGCAACGGCTCTTCTCCAATCCCCCAATTCAGCACTCCCATGTGTTCCTTTTAATTTCACCGCCTCTGTGTTCTTTTCTCCTTTCCCatcaaatacataatatattattaatatatattcacAGTGCCCTAGCTTTCTCCAAATTGAACATGGGCCCCACTTCAATTGGTTATTCAATTCGGCGCTTCCTCGGCCTTCAAATGCCACTTCAATCTCCAATTAGcctttattatttaatgttatatgGCATGGCCttctatataataatatataaatgtatgcaCATGGCACCCTCCAATTGTAGACTTCACGGCTTCACTGCTTGCTCcaattcttctttatttttcctgcaaaatcaatatataacatttatataaatacgtgtaagaaataataataaataataaatgtgtgagatttatttttatttttccatttttttattttttatttttatttttttaaacataatttattaaacttttcCACTAAtgtcttatatataaaatattattataaacaagtATTATAAGACCTAAAACATGCTAAATAAACTAAATGTTaggagaataaaattataaaattatgagctTATCACCATGAAATCGCATCTTGTTGATTATGTCCATAATTTTGGCACAATAGCTAGTGACAAATTCTCCGTCCTTCATCTATAAAGTCTCAAAATCCCTTTTTAAGGCTTGAAGCTATGAACGCTTCACTCTGGTAGAGCCTTGATATTTCATCTTTATGGAATCCCAAATATCCTTGGAAGTATCTTTGCAAAGAATAGTTTCCAAGATGGGATGATCAATTGCCTGAAAGAGATAATTTTTCGCCTTCAAATCTTTCAGCGTTCTCGCTTCCAACTCTGTTTTCTGGGCATCCGTCAAAATTTCACCTTCTGTTGCCACTCCAACTATAGATTTCATCTTTCTTGCTTCCAACTTTGCTTTCTGGGCATCCGTCAAAATTTCACTTTCTGTTGCCACTCTAACTATAGATTTCATCTTTCTTGCTTCCAACTTTGCTGTCTGGGCATCCATCAGAATTTTTCCTTCTGCTGGCACTCTAACTCCAGATTCGACGATTGACCAATACTCCTTGGACCATAGGAAATTCTCCATCAGTATGCTCTAATGGTCATAGTGACCATCAAAGCATCGAAAAGCTGCTTGCACAAAATTGCTCGCTAAGGCCATAGGTGATAAAGGAGAAATAGGGCAAAGTTATGGCTTTTTCTCACGTGTTTCTCTCCTTTTATTGGATGTAgccaggctctgataccactaatACAAAAAATAGAAGAGAAGAGCAAGACTTTAACGAGAGATGAGAATATATAATAGCAAGTTGTTGTTActacaatttcttttaattgaagtagcctttatataggcttatagaaaaaatagaaaacaaaaaacgtGGGTGTCAAGGCCCCCTTCCGGATatacccgctagcataggacatctGAAAGAGAGTCCATCCAAAATGGAATTACAAAAGCAAACATAACCAAAACTTCATCAAATAACTGGCTCACTTATACTAGGAGCGATAATCTTTcttataatatttctttgggCTTATAAGCCatacaattttcaaaataaacaaggcTCCAtaacatacaaaagaaataacCTTCTACACTGGCCCCCCTCACAAGTCCCAAAAATCTTTAGGTCGGGGGAGATCTCTATACACTACTGAACTCAACTTCAAGCCCCACTAAATTCCCCTTTTGCTATTGattttcccttacctggaatgacaacaaGCAAACGAGTGAGCCACAATGCTCATCAAGCATAAATATGGCAAAGGGAAATAAGATAGATGGATCGCTGAAGGCATGCTTAACTTAAGAGTCAATGGAAGACTAGCTTCTACCCGACATTTAGAACAAAACTTTAGATCATGCCTTCTATATTATTAAAACCTCCATAAATGGTATCTTTACTTAGAATCAAAGCACACATGCAACTCATAGAGTGTTATTTGCACAATTTAAATGTTGGCATAAAGCCCATTCTTTTGCATATGTGACTCAAAGCACAAGAAGCCACCAATTCATGCTCatgcaattttatataataatagaacATATATGCGCCACATTGGCCCTCTAAGCCTTCACATCCATGACtagaatgcatacatatatatcaaaatcCATTAACCACCACAGTGGCAGGAGCATCACCTgccgggtttatggccacctcacccacGCCAAGCGCTCAATGGGATATCCCGACTCACACTTGCGACACTTAGCCGCCCCGCCAAAATAATACTAAGAGGCGCAACAATAATGATAGCAATGCATCATACAATGGAAGAGATTTCTGTGGACATGTCACCCAAAAACATTGCTTATTGACTTTCCCAAATAAGCTTAATATGGctaatatagatttaataaagcATCAGCTGACTCAAAATATATCCAAatatatcatatcatatatcaaattaaatccctcgaagtctagtttatgatgCTTCAATTGTATTGCAATTTCGAGttttacatcaaaagttatggtcaaaataGCGCAACCTGCGCAGTGCAGAAAAATGTTCATTAGTCGACTTTTGGAAAACATTAGTCGACTAAAGCTTAGTCGACTTAAGAAAATACTTAGTCGACTCATAAACGCCCATTAGTCGACTAAGCCGAGGCTGGGACCGAAAACATGCAAAAACAGGCCTCCGATGAGTCGACTAAGCCCCAAAAATAGTCAACTCATCACCCACAAACACACTAAATAACCCTAAAACACCCCAAAATAATCCCTAAACAAACCATGGCTAATCTCCTacccccaagttgccattccatgaaataaaaatagggaaaataagCACCAAAGAGACCAAGAACAAGACTCAATGAAGCCATTAAAAGAAacccatttttcttttgaaaaaagtTGGAAACAACCCACACAACTCAAGCTTTAGAAACACCTCTTGGAGATATCAACATAACAACTTAGCtaagcataaaaataaagtCTTGCaaaaaacactacaaaaaaaatgacttttaacGAGAAAAAATTAACGAGAGGACAAATATCCCGTCGTTAAAAAcgtaattttcataattatagtGAGGGATGATTTATACTCTCGTTAAATGTGATGTAAAATTAGTTTTCTAACGACGGGTATTTAAAGTTCtcactattaattaaaaatcccGTCGTTAttgaatcttaaaaattaaCTTGAATATTTCCTGCCAAATATATACTCATAATCTTAATTAGGCAATTTGTTTTCCCACCAAATATATACCTATAATCTTAattaggtaattttttttaattaatttctcttttaacacttcaactttatttttttaaaatgttattttattaatttctgttCTAATTCCAAACCCTTCTTCTATAATTAACGCATAGCACTTCCATATCTTATCCCTCCATATATTCTCCTTCCCGCGCGTCCAACTCTACCTCTCTTCCCGTCGAATCCAAATCTCGCCAATCCAAATCGCACCACCCTCTGCATAAATCGCCTTCTTCCCGTCAATCCATATCTGTCAATCGGTGATCGAAGCTCCTGCATATCGCTGTTGCCTGCAGTGTCGTTGTTGTTGATCTTGGTTTCGTGTaagtttctctatctctcttcgAATCGAAGTTTTCTTTTGGTTCATTGTTCAGGTCTCAATCAGTTCGGATATgggtttctttccttttgttcaGTTTCAATATTCAGGTACTTAGTTATTAGAATCGTTCATCCCTTTTGTATGTGTAGCGAAACCCTAGCTAACTGTTACTTTGTGATTTATACAATTGTGGTTGATTTTGAgggtttatgttttaatttatgctACATACATGTTAGGGCTTTCTGTGAATTTcgttatttttttgtctttctttttctgtatccctaatcttatatataaatatatatatatatatagacacactgTGTGTAAAGATAAGTCTTAAGTTGTAGGCTTGGATTGTATTAACAAAAGCACAATTATATCAAATGTTATCTTTATTGGTAAAGTGTGATTCTGGGGCATGTTGTCGTCATTAATGATAGTTGGTTTGTGATTATGCAAGTTATGTTATATTTGATTCCCAATGTGTCGCATTCCGCCTTGATGTGCTACCATCAATGAGACACCTAACggttaaaataaagaaatcataaataatcataaaaggaaatttaaaatGGCTAAAACATGATAACAGTAGCAGCAAAGATGCTAGTTCAATCCAGCTCGTTGAGATACcccaaaagcatatattatgGGCTGAAAACGGACACCGTATGCAAACTTTACGCCCATAAGACCGAACACTGATCACTATGACCATATCTCCACTCCTATTTTCCAGATACGCTAATGCATCACGATCCCGTATCTCCACTCCTATTTTCCTGTTGAGAATGTGATGTGCTTGTAGTTAGGAAGAGCAAGGGTGGACTTTTATTGGTGACCTGGATGATTTGAGACTTTGGCATGGTTTTTTAAAGGTTTATATAGGTAGACTACAAATTTAATGTCCTTAAAACCCTGTGCAAGGCATCTTTTGTACCTTTGTTTTCATATATTACAGAGACTGGTTATGTCTACAATAGTGCCctattatttcttgttgatggtaATGCCTTTAATGTATTTCTTGTCTTTGTTATTTATACAATGTAGGAGCACGTTTCAACAAACATTCTGATTTGAAGTTTCATCACTAACTCAATATTTAAATAATGCACAATTTTGACATGCAGTTACCCAACCTTGTAAGAATTGGTGGTCAAAACGTGAATTAAAATCCAGTTACCCAATCtttttgacaaattttcttcttttaaattgacATTTGGCAGTGTCTTGTTGGATAGAGGGGTGAAATGGCATTGAGTAATCATCTTTTCTAATTAGTGAGTGTGTCACACGTTTATGGCATTAGAGACCTAAATCATCTTTTTTGATCAGTGAGTGTCTACTTtagctttgctttgctttgcttttctttcaacaaacaTTCTGTTTCACACGTTTATGTTGAATTTTGTGTCTACAACTATCTGTTGACTTGATGATTCCATCAATTTCTGTTGCTTTGCAACAAATTGATTTATTTGGATCTTACAAG is a window of Diospyros lotus cultivar Yz01 chromosome 10, ASM1463336v1, whole genome shotgun sequence DNA encoding:
- the LOC127811787 gene encoding uncharacterized protein LOC127811787, encoding MKDGEFVTSYCAKTMDISNKMRFHGEKMKDVTIVEKILRSLTPKFDYVICSIKESKDIDALSLDEMQRFLLVHEQKMNISLVMEKQALKASTNTHSSRFRGRSKGRGDGSSRDGNRNFKANDDQFQGKGKGRDFDKSKVECFRCHKFGHYCSERYTRLPNDKAEKSNFAKNKEGETLLMAVQADKELETDI